The sequence below is a genomic window from Ciona intestinalis chromosome 1, KH, whole genome shotgun sequence.
ATTAATATCCTGCCGCATAAAGTGTTAATAACGAAATGTGTTGTAAAGCGGGAATTAAGTAAATGCACATAGTATAATTGGTAACTAATAGTGTAGCCTATGTCTATATTAAATCTCATAGAAAATAATTTTcgtataaaattttgtaaatggaCTCTATTGAATTTGGTAAAGAACAGACCATGATTACCTGATATTTAGGCTACAGCCCACAGGTATATAGGTTTTTGTTTCGATTAATTTTATGATTGGCACACAGGACAatctatgtttataatttaaaatggatactgaaaattcaaaaacgATGTCAAAATGGAGTTTGTCAGAGTTTTACAAGTTCGGAAAATTCCAAAAGCAAATTATGCTTTTGTTGTTTCTGGCTTCTGTTCCAAACGGAATCTCATCAATTATTCTAGTTTTTATCCATGACGTACCGACGCATCATTGCAAACCTGACCCTAACATATCACTTGCAGTAAGTAATGTGTGGCTTACCTATCTTTAAAAgtgtaacatgggtgacttttCGATTGCGTGatgggtgattttttaatttacacaaattttacaattacagTAGGGTAAGGTTAGATGGAAAATGATTTCGCTTTTTTTTcgtccaatttgatagtataaacaaaggacatttaCAGGTTGATATAACTGTAGCCCAGCTACCCAAAAACGGACTGCGAACAGGCTCGAGCGGAAACATGATCGTGTATTTCCATGTCCTTTGTAACTATACATCGAGTTTaagcaaaacatattttaacagatGGTCGTCGGTGCTGGTACCGATTTGAATTCATCATTGTTTAACATACCGACGGAGTTCGACGCCCAAGGAATTGAAGTACCAAGTAGCTGCTTAAAGTTGGTGGacgaatattttttccaaccGCAGATTTAATAGGATTCCCTTTAGGTTTAAAGTCGATTCCAACTACACTGGGAATAACTCAAATATTTCCGGAGCACTGAGTGTCGTACAATGCGATCAAGGCTGGGTTTACAATATTAAAGAAAACCAAGCAACTACTGTTACAGAAGTATATACAGTAATTTGTGTATATTCCGACTTTTCAAATAGTTTGTTTATCTTTAGTGGGATCTCGTATGTCAAAACGCATGGATAAGACCATTAATGACAACACTAAATCTTTTCGGGTATCTAATTGGTTCAATAACTTCAGGAGTAGTTTCCgacaggtaaaatatataccCTATGATGTGTATATCAGAGAATGTATAAGTGAAACAATCTATATCACTCATTTATTTTCGCATAACGGGGCAATGACATTCTGTGTAACATACGGGAGTCTGTTTTCCGCGCGTTGCAGTTCCCACGTATACAATTTTGCGcgattgttttatgtttttgttgtgtgTGATTTAAGGCGAGCGCTTGAACCAGTTTACATTGGTATGCAGTATAAAATCaaaagataaaatttaatttattgttttttggtGTTTCAGGTTTGGAAGAAGACCTATTTTCCTCGTCACCACGTTTATTCAGTTTGTTTCGTTGTTCGTTGCTAGTTTTGCCCCAACCATTGAATCTTACGCAGTTATAATTTTTCTTGTTGGACTAACCGGTCTCATCAATTACCAAACGGCCTGTGTCttaggtatagtagggtggggagagataggacacctaaatattaatatccaaacactctgatcgtgttttaaacaattaacaacggtctatgggcgTCGAaggaatatggttttataatcctttgaatgttctttgtttactaccaaatgggaccataatatagaatgaaaagtgtcgcAAATTTCCCCATCCTTCTATATTTTGGAAgattaaatcattttaaactaaCCGATCTGCGCCAGTACTTTAGCTCTGTTTTTTAGGAGCTGAACTAGTTGAGCCTAGCAAGCGAGCATTAATGGGCACGTTGATCAACGTTGCATTTACAATCGGTTACATGTTGTTACCAGGAATGGCTTATTTGTTACCAGATTGGCGTTGGCTTACGCGCGTATCTGGGCTAATGGGAGTTTTGTATGTACCGTATTATTGGTaagctttaataaattacattatatgAGTGTTTGTCGAATATAATTCTAACACCTTTTTCACTAAAGGAGTTCTGTCAACagtcttctttttttaaatcattgcTTGCGTGGCATGTCCGCAACTCATGATTTTAAAtctcaacaacaaaaatacattgtaattttggattttaatgtgtgggtgataatttaaacaacccattagtggccacggggttggagcaattgcctttaagtgtcttgcccaaggatatatacgcccacaatggtatagcgacgaccagccttgaacccaataccTCTGGGTTGGGGGTActctaaccaactgtgctgcAGCGCCTACACCTTATCTTATAGCTTtagttgtgtattaaacaactaCCTTATAGAAAcgtgttataaaataagttccgGATTTGTTCACCGTATACTTGGTAGAAATTATCGTGtcatatgacgtaataataagcAATTGTTTGACAGGTTGATTCCTGAATCTCCACGATGGTTGATCCAAACTGGCAGAGTGAACGAAGCgaaagtaatttttaaaaagattgcAAAAGTTAACAAGACAAGTACTCCGGTGGTTGATGCTAAACAACTTctggtaaaagttttttttgtgtaagcGGTATATAAAACCCATTGCTCTAATCTAggtatagtgggatgggggaagatgggacaccttttcactctggtaataaataaagaacactcaaaaaattataaaaccgtgtcttcgtcacttctatagaccgttgttaattctttaaaacacgatcaggatgttgggatattatgtgctaaatgtgtcccatctttccccaccctactatgtataaaACTCACTACAACAGTTGTAATTTCAAAGCTAAGAGGGTGTGGGTAAGCATATTTAGGTATTCTCTCCCATTAAAAACCACAATTGATTCTACAGTCGGGGTCGCAATATTACCATTTTGGATGGCAACCTTCaagttcatttaaatttttcagtaaaaaaatgtttcttatattcaaaagaatttgaaaaaagttgattttgaAGATTCGGTCGCAGAAGTTCAACAATTGTCTTATCTTGATTTGTTTCGACTAAGAGATATCAGAACCCGAAGTCTTTGCCTTATCCTTTCCTGGTAAGAATGTTCtcttttgaattttgtttaaaatattcatatttgGACAACTCGAGTAATACCGGATTTTAACAGGTTTTCGACCAGTCTTATGTATTACATGATCAGTTTGAATACAACTTCATTGGGCGGTAACAAATATGTGAACTGCTTTATTTCCGCTGCTGTAGAGATCCCTGCACTCATCACCACGTATTTTACACTACAGAAGATAGGCCGCGTCTTGCCACTCTcggttttttttatcattgctaGTCTCCTGTACGGCAGTATACCGCTATTGATGCAAGGTAGTATTGAGAATGAAAAATAATGTGTAATAGGATGgaggaaggtgggacacctttagcacacaatttACAGCGGTTTGTGGAAATTCCAAAAATAAATCTTTCAATGattttagtttactaccaaatgggacgagaaaatagaatgaaaatgtgtcattttccccaccctgtaTTATATGTCGAACTGAAAATCAATTGAAATCACAACACCCTCCTAAAATAAAGCTTTGGCGTGCGATTTACTTTATTCTCTTTCAGTTAATCAAACTGCTGTGTTAGTTGCCGCGATGATAAGCAAGTTTCTAGTAACCATTATCTTTCTGTTGATCTACATTTACACTTGTGAACTTTTCCCTACAATGATGCGCCACAAGAGTCTCGGTGCTGCTTCCACAATAGCCAGACTTGGAGGAATGGTGATGCCTTATCTCTTCTATGCGGGTaagcatttaaaacaaatacaatcacgaacatatatagtagggtggggaagatgggacacctttatctcataatatccaaatatcctgatcgtgttttaaacaattaacaatggtctataagagtcgtgaggatatagttttataaatcgtggaatgtttcttgtttactattaaatggaatgagaaaatagagtcaaaaggtgtcccatcttcccccaccctactgtatatgccATCAATTTCTGGATATTTCTACCAGTGCACATAACTTaattgactgttttttttaggtataatatatataacccaAGTATCTTTGGGTACTAGCGATTATTGAAAGCGCAATTTGTTAGGTTACACCGTGGTGTTTTTGTGAATGACAGttgggggggagatgggacaactgttcgttctattttctcgccccgtttggtagttaacaaaattcattcaaagaattaaaaaatgtttcctcacgactcgtATAGAGCCGAtcagaatgtttggatattatgtggtaaaggtgcttcattttcccccacactattatatatattatgtgtacAAAGTTTATCCCTTAGAATAGTTCTTGTTATCACAGGCGAGAAGGTTCACTTTAGCTTCCCCTACATCGTGATGTGTGTCATCGGTGTTTTAACTGGAGTATCCGCCATGTGTATGCCTGAAACTTTGAATGAACCAACACCAGATACAATGGAAGATGCACTAAAACTAAAAAGGTTTGTATTTGGCagttacaatataatatagaGTACCGTTTGTACTTATACTTCTGTGCACATATAGCACTCGAAGAACGTAGGTCTAGTCGGGTTTCCTAGGGTTCAATatgaagaaacaaaatatttcaattgcATAATCTTTACAGGAAATATTTTACATCATGTTGTGGAAAAACTGCTGATAATGAATTCGTTGAAGAAGAGGATTCAAATGAAGTTAGAATCTAATATTCAATTCCCATCGACGTAGAAACTTCGTATTACCCAGAAAAACATAACGTTGTAATGCTTTTGAATACTTATCTGATGGATACGATAACATTCCTCCGGTTCGTCGCATGAAAACAAGTAtcagaatgaaaaaatatcattagATTATAATAAACAGATTTTATACCGTGTTAAGTGctgctatttttatttatgctGCAAATGAGCTGTGTAATAAACTGTTCAGCATCGGATCTATATGGCCTACGTGTTACGTGCTCAACAAGACCAACCGTTTAACAAAACAGGATCTATGAtatcagagc
It includes:
- the LOC100182067 gene encoding solute carrier family 22 member 4 — translated: MDTENSKTMSKWSLSEFYKFGKFQKQIMLLLFLASVPNGISSIILVFIHDVPTHHCKPDPNISLAMVVGAGTDLNSSLFNIPTEFDAQGIEVPSSCLKFKVDSNYTGNNSNISGALSVVQCDQGWVYNIKENQATTVTEWDLVCQNAWIRPLMTTLNLFGYLIGSITSGVVSDRFGRRPIFLVTTFIQFVSLFVASFAPTIESYAVIIFLVGLTGLINYQTACVLGAELVEPSKRALMGTLINVAFTIGYMLLPGMAYLLPDWRWLTRVSGLMGVLYVPYYWLIPESPRWLIQTGRVNEAKVIFKKIAKVNKTSTPVVDAKQLLNLKKVDFEDSVAEVQQLSYLDLFRLRDIRTRSLCLILSWFSTSLMYYMISLNTTSLGGNKYVNCFISAAVEIPALITTYFTLQKIGRVLPLSVFFIIASLLYGSIPLLMQVNQTAVLVAAMISKFLVTIIFLLIYIYTCELFPTMMRHKSLGAASTIARLGGMVMPYLFYAGEKVHFSFPYIVMCVIGVLTGVSAMCMPETLNEPTPDTMEDALKLKRKYFTSCCGKTADNEFVEEEDSNEVRI